Proteins encoded within one genomic window of Humulus lupulus chromosome 1, drHumLupu1.1, whole genome shotgun sequence:
- the LOC133800039 gene encoding uncharacterized protein LOC133800039 isoform X2: MSRIDLRDGLNARKERARKEKILRRGGDLRNNINDRRNKRIPLEDGTARQLMEQLAALKKVMDRLVRKQEGEDTDSDEEDKEPCARHILDAILPKGFKMPSLIAYTGNTDPRDHLSRYNRLMTVAHVSDDGKCLCFSITLGGPAEEWWKRLKPGSIQSWSGLQSAFRKQFVATMRMDMQISALANIKQLPTETLRAYIQRFTEEASKTKVDDGQRLVALQSGIRARSPLWDDMQRSKAATLEEFIRRAQGFINWEEAQIQAFGWPPAPQPVPQAFLGYGGQFPAQSYTAPPIAPGPPVAPGVSYTPTVYGPATSGYAPAQSSHFSGYGVASAGHNIAPIRPQQSQAGATEASVNPSRGKRSGKSQNRPELVKKGKRGYEPQYSEYTNLVDTRENIYLATERAVHYRKPSPMFKGGRNPRDTSKRCAYHKDVGHTTEECRKLKDEIENLIKLGHLQQWVRMPVGVPGLVGGPRANHGPGNAPGIPPSGRICTGTHGAGPSGGPRRAGSRPWNALPLRDGTPSS; this comes from the coding sequence ATGTCCCGGATAGACTTACGCgatggactgaacgctcggaaggagcgggcccgcaaggaaaagatccttcgccgaggtggcgacctcagaaacaacatcaacgacaggaggaacaaaagaatcccCCTAGAGGAtggcacggccaggcagctcatggagcagctggccgctCTGAAAAAGGTCATGGATCgtttggtccgcaagcaagaaggcGAGGACACTGACTCcgatgaagaggataaagagccctgcgcgaggcacatcctggacgccatactccccaaggggttcaagatgccaagcctcatcgcctatactggaaacaccgaccccagggaccatctgtcccgatacaaccggctcatgacagtggcccacgtcagtgacgacggcaagtgcctctgcttctcgatcactttgggcggtcccgccgaagagtggtggaaaagacttaagccgggatccatccaatcctggtctgggctgcagtcagcgtttcgcaagcagttcgtggccaccatgaggatggacatgcagatcagcgccctcgcaaatatcaaacaactccccacggagacactgagagcctacatccagcgcttcactgaggaagcctccaagacgaaagtggacgacggacagcgcctggtggcgctgcagtccggaatccgggccaggtcccccctttgggatgacatgcagcgtagcaaggccgctaccctggaagagttcatcaggagggcccaaggattcatcaactgggaggaagctcaGATTCAGGCTTTCGGATGGCCTCCGGCTCCGCAGCCCGTTCCTCAGGCTTTCCTGGGATATGGGGGGCAGTTCCCAGCGCAGTCCTATACCGCGCCCCCCATTGCCCCGGGACCGCCCGTCGCGCCTGGGGTCAGCTACACTCCTACGGTGTATGGCCCTGCCACTTCAGGGTATGCCCCGGCCCAATCCTCCCACTTCTCCGGGTATGGCGTCGCGTCGGCAGGACACAACATCGCCCCTATCAGGCCCCAGCAGTCGCAGGCAGGAGCGACTGAGGCgagcgtgaacccctcccgggggaagcgatctgGCAAAAGCCAGAACCGGCCCGAGCTGGTCAAAAAGGGAAAGAGGGGCTACGaaccccaatattcagaatacaccaatctggtggacaccagggagaacatctacttggccacagaaagggcggttcactaccggaagcctagccccatgttcaaagggggaaggaatccgagggacaccagcaaaaggtgcgcttatcataaggatgtgggccacaccaccgaagaATGCCGgaagctcaaggatgagatcgaaaatctcatcaagctggggcacctccagcagtgggttaggatgcccgtgggagtcccggggcTTGTCGGCGGTCCCCGGGCAAACCACGGTCCCGGGAACGCCCCGGGCATACCCCCCTCAGGGAGGATATGCACAGGGACCCacggcgcaggcccctcagggggcccccgtcgCGCAGGTTCCCGGCCCTGGAACGCCTTACCCCTCCGGGATGGCACCCCCTCGAGttga
- the LOC133800049 gene encoding glycosyltransferase BC10 — MIKGFKYCDTWYRKTVKEGIRKIRMKGMPRSRDKDDSEKHMGLLKLVQILSFLVVFVAGVVFGLVTTSHFSQHIVSKAEIYSFINHFSADSPEADKNGNCTVVRDCDKDEDCLSMYSVIRPKNLTHHMSDHELFWKASMVPTKEEFPYKRVPKVAFMFLTRGPLPLLPLWEKFFQGHEKLFSIYVHAVPGFKLNVSSTSPFFGREIPSQKVHWGTVTLADAEKRLLANALLDFSNERFILVSESCIPVYNFSTVYKYLIRSAHSFVESYDEPTRYGRGRYSRRMLPDIKLYQWRKGSQWFELNRPLAVYIVSDTKYYTLFKKYCLPACYPDEHYLPTFINMFHGSLNSNRTVTWVDWSIGGPHPVTYGEANITEDFIQSIRSKGTPCQYNLGTTSICYLFARKFAPTALGPLLNLSSPVMGF, encoded by the exons ATGATTAAGGGGTTCAAGTATTGTGATACTTGGTATAGAAAAACAGTGAAAGAAGGCATTAGAAAAATTAGGATGAAAGGAATGCCGAGAAGTAGAGACAAGGATGACAGTGAGAAGCACATGGGTTTGCTTAAACTCGTGCAAATTCTCTCTTTTTTGGTTGTTTTCGTAGCGGGTGTGGTTTTCGGATTAGTAACAACTTCGCATTTCAGTCAGCATATTGTTTCGAAGGCAGAGATCTATTCTTTTATCAATCATTTCTCCGCTGATTCTCCTGAGGCTGATAAGAATGGTAATTGTACTGTTGTGAGGGATTGTGACAAGGATGAAGATTGTTTGAGCATGTATTCGGTTATTAGGCCGAAGAACTTGACGCATCATATGTCTGATCATGAACTATTTTGGAAAGCTTCAATGGTGCCAACAAAGGAAGAGTTTCCCTACAAGAGAGTTCCTAAAGTGGCATTTATGTTTTTGACAAGAGGGCCATTGCCTTTGCTGCCATTGTGGGAGAAGTTTTTTCAGGGGCATGAGAAACTTTTCTCGATTTATGTTCATGCTGTTCCTGGTTTTAAGCTCAATGTTTCTAGTACATCTCCCTTTTTTGGACGAGAAATCCCAAGTCAG AAAGTTCATTGGGGAACAGTAACACTGGCTGATGCAGAGAAGCGTCTTTTAGCCAACGCCTTGCTCGATTTCTCAAATGAGCGTTTTATTCTTGTTTCTGAAAGCTGCATTCCTGTCTATAACTTTTCAACTGTCTATAAATATCTAATTCGGTCAGCTCACAGCTTTGTTGAGTCATATGATGAGCCTACTCGTTATGGACGTGGTCGTTATAGCCGCAGAATGCTTCCTGATATTAAACTTTATCAATGGCGAAAAGGGTCTCAATGGTTTGAACTTAATCGCCCTTTAGCTGTATATATAGTCTCAGATACAAAATACTATACCCTTTTCAAGAAATATTGTCTGCCTGCTTGCTATCCAGATGAGCATTACCTACCAACTTTTATCAACATGTTTCATGGCTCACTCAATTCTAATCGAACTGTGACCTGGGTTGACTGGTCAATTGGAGGCCCTCACCCGGTTACATATGGAGAGGCTAATATAACAGAAGATTTTATTCAATCGATAAGGAGTAAAGGGACACCCTGCCAGTACAATTTGGGGACAACATCTATTTGTTATTTGTTTGCTAGAAAGTTTGCTCCGACTGCTTTGGGGCCTTTGCTCAACCTCTCGTCACCAGTGATGGGATTTTGA
- the LOC133800039 gene encoding uncharacterized protein LOC133800039 isoform X1 has translation MWATPPKNAGSSRMRSKISSSWGTSSSGLGCPWESRGLSAVPGQTTVPGTPRAYPPQGGYAQGPTAQAPQGAPVAQVPGPGTPYPSGMAPPRVDGHVATISGGPHLGGPSKNDQKCYLSELDHDQEVCALVQAPAQRPKLMNLLITFTEDDARSVHFPHHNPLVIDAQIANKLVSRVLVDDGSSVNLLFKPAFTAIGLTEADLTSCPTQIYGFNGDALLPMGTIQLPVTLGSELQHSFKFSTFVVVDCPTAYNIIFGRLALVEFGAITSIRHLCMKFPCDNGGVGTVRGDQKNARKCYHVSARPIYMIREEPVEDFVEPIPPPPPAERMVREEDDLDPRIGEDRVLKPMDEIEEVYISDTDPTRIIQVGKSLPADVRAAIIAQVKGNQDILAWSHSNMTGIDRNIICHTLSIDPNATPVRQKRRPLGTERAEALKLEVEKLSSINFIREAMYPVWLANPFLVPKPNGTWRTCIDFMDLNKACPKDCFLLPQIDQMVDATSGYEILSFMDAYSGYNQISMHVAD, from the coding sequence atgtgggccacaccaccgaagaATGCCGgaagctcaaggatgagatcgaaaatctcatcaagctggggcacctccagcagtgggttaggatgcccgtgggagtcccggggcTTGTCGGCGGTCCCCGGGCAAACCACGGTCCCGGGAACGCCCCGGGCATACCCCCCTCAGGGAGGATATGCACAGGGACCCacggcgcaggcccctcagggggcccccgtcgCGCAGGTTCCCGGCCCTGGAACGCCTTACCCCTCCGGGATGGCACCCCCTCGAGttgacggacatgtggccaccatctcgggcggacctcacctagGAGGACCGTCCAAGAATGACCAAAAGTgctacctaagcgagctagaccacgatcaggaggtgtgcgccctcgtccaggccccggctcagcgccctaaattgatgaacctcctcatcaccttcacggaggacgacgcccgcagtgtccactttccgcaccacaacccgctggtcatagatgctcaaatcgccaacaagttggtgtcccgcgtgttggtggatgacgggagctccgtcaacctgttgttcaagcccgctttcaccgccattggcttgactgaagcggatctgacatcgtgcccgacccaaatttacggcttcaacggagatgcacttctccccatgggaacgATCCAGCTGCCCGTTACCCTGGGgagtgaattgcagcactcgttcaagttctccacctttgtagtggtggactgccccaccgcttataACATCATCTTTGGCCGGCTCGCATTAGTCGAGTTcggagccatcacctccatccgtcatctttgcatgaagttcccatgcgacaatggaggggtagggactgtccggggagaccagaagaacgcccggaagtgctaccatgtgtcGGCCCGGCCCATATACATGATCCGGGAAGAACCCGTTGAGGACTTCGTCGAACcgattcccccccccccccctgctGAGAggatggtccgggaagaagatgacCTGGACCCGCGAATAGGGGAAGACCGTGTCCTGAAACCAATGGACGAGATAGAAGAGGTGTACATCAGCGACACCGATCCGACCCGGATCATCCAAGTCGGAAAAAGTCTGCCGGCAGAcgttcgggccgccatcatcgcccaagttaagggaaaccaggatatcctggcctggtctcactcaaacatgactgggatcgaccgcaacatcatctgccacacgttaagtattgacccaaacgcgaccccggtccgccagaaacgcaggcctttggggacggagagggccgaggcccttaagctggaggttgagaagctgtcttctatcaacttcatacgcgaggctatgtaccccgtgtggctggccaatcccttcttggtgccgaaaccaaacgggacatggagaacgtgcatcgacttcatggacctcaacaaagcctgcccgaaagactgtttcctGCTGCCccagatcgaccaaatggtggatgctacatccgggtatgagatcttgagcttcatggatgcttactccggctacaatcagatctctatgcacgtggcagattag